One Asterias rubens chromosome 1, eAstRub1.3, whole genome shotgun sequence genomic region harbors:
- the LOC117301383 gene encoding GTP-binding protein 2-like has protein sequence MASSCRPRKMSSSQEKSPALACSMSNLPPEVEEGNVEYKLKLVSPSPSRFEHLVTQMKWRLREGQGEAIYEIGVEDNGMLAGLLPVDLTASMDTLDRMANKLGATTTVLRQRTVESEGETLEEERKACEVLVRRIPDDQQFINLRVAVLGNVDVGKSTLLGVLTQGELDNGRGRARLNLFRHLHEIQSGRTSSISHETLGFNSKGEVINYGDSQQGCLTAEEICENASKLITLIDLAGHHKYLKTTITGLMGYAPDFAMLVVSANTGIAGTTKEHIGLAMALQVPIFVVINKIDLCPKCLIQRTLDQLKRLLSGPGCKKIPYRVESDDNAVTAARHFNNSHICPIFLVSSVTGQHLDMLKKFLHVLPPSHSSLEQEKLSQELAEFQVDEVYSVPDVGRVVGGTLSRGIVKEQERLMLGPDDNGHFSPVTVHTVHRNRTSCRVVRPGQAATLAVGDWQKCTLRKGMVLVSSDLNPKACLEFEATIFVLFHVTSISKGFQATVHIGNVCQTVVISHMDTPSLKTNSQAVVRFRFIKQPEYIRAGARLLFREGTTKGMGNVTKICLEADVDR, from the exons ATGGCTTCTTCGTGTAGGCCTCGCAAGATGTCTTCCAGCCAGGAAAAATCTCCAGCTTTGGCTTGTTCAATGTCGAATCTTCCGCCCGAG gtgGAAGAAGGCAATGTTGAATACAAG CTAAAGCTTGTCAGCCCATCTCCAAGTCGTTTTGAACACCTAGTGACTCAGATGAAGTGGAGGCTGAGAGAGGGACAAGGCGAAGCCATCTATGAGATCGGTGTGGAGGataatggaatgttggctggccTCTTACCGGTGGATCTGACAGCATCGATGGATACGCTGGACAGAATGGCCAACAA ACTTGGAGCAACAACTACCGTCTTGAGACAACGTACCGTGGAGAGTGAAGGAGAGACCCTTGAGGAGGAACGCAAGGCATGTGAGGTGCTTGTCAGAAGAATACCAGATGACCAACAG TTCATCAACCTGCGTGTTGCCGTCCTTGGCAATGTTGACGTTGGTAAAAGCACCTTACTAGGCGTTCTCACCCAGGGAGAGTTGGACAACGGGCGTGGTCGAGCGAGACTAAACCTCTTTCGTCATCTTCATGAGATTCAGTCGGGGAGAACATCAAGCATCAGTCATGAGACCCTCGGATTTAACAGCAAAGGGGAG GTCATCAACTATGGTGACAGCCAACAGGGATGCCTGACTGCGGAAGAGATCTGTGAGAATGCATCCAAGCTGATCACTCTTATCGATCTAGCTGGACACCACAAATACCTAAAGACTACCATCACTGGTCTGATGGGCTATGCACCGGACTTTGCAATGCTGGTGGTCAGCGCTAACACTGGCATCG CTGGTACAACAAAAGAACACATTGGGCTGGCCATGGCCCTGCAGGTACCCATCTTTGTTGTCATCAATAAGATTGATCTTTGCCCCAAGTGTTTGATACAACGAACCTTGGATCAGTTGAAGAGACTTCTCTCTGGTCCCGGATGTAAGAAGATTCCATACAGAGTGGAGAGTGACGACAACGCAGTCACTGCCGCAAGACACTTCAATAACTCCCA TATATGCCCAATCTTCCTGGTATCCAGTGTGACCGGTCAGCACCTTGACATGCTCAAGAAGTTTCTGCATGTCCTTCCACCGTCTCACAGCAGCTTAGAGCAAGAAAAACTCTCCCAAGAACTCGCAGAATTCCAG GTTGATGAGGTTTACAGTGTGCCTGATGTTGGGCGAGTCGTAGGAGGAACGTTATCAAg AGGAATAGTGAAAGAGCAAGAGAGACTAATGTTAGGACCAGATGACAATGGCCACTTCAGTCCTGTCACAGTGCACACCGTACACAGAAACCGAACGTCATGTAGAGTCGTGCGACCTGGCCAGGCCGCCACGCTGGCCGTGGGAGACTGGCAAAAGTGTACTCTAAGGAAG ggtATGGTATTAGTCAGCAGTGACCTCAATCCTAAAGCCTGTCTGGAATTCGAGGCTACTATTTTTGTACTCTTCCATGTGACCTCCATCAGTAAAGGATTCCAGGCTACTGTCCATATAGGCAATGTATGCCAGACAGTCGTCATATCACACATGGATACG CCATCACTAAAAACAAACAGCCAAGCAGTAGTCCGGTTCCGATTCATCAAACAGCCAGAGTACATAAGGGCAGGTGCTAGACTGCTCTTCAGAGAAGGGACGACAAAGGGAATGGGTAATGTGACAAAAATATGTCTGGAAGCCGATGTTGACCGATAA